The Nitrospira sp. sequence GAAAAGGGCTTCAACAACCGGGCAAGGTTGCGCTGACGGTCCGTGCCTCCATTCTGGAGTTGTGCCCTGATGCGTTTCACGAGATTGATTTTTTCCGGGTCAATGTGAGTAACACATAACGGTCATCCTGAGGTGACCGCTGTTTTCGTATCGAGCGGTTCTGCTGTACGTCTTTGATCATATGGCTCATGGTTGGTTCTCCAAGGCCAAAGAGCCTCTCACATTGCCGACAATGGGTGCCCGAATTAAGCTTAAGATCGAGCAAAAGACCGTCTTGGGGGCCTCACATCACGCGCAGACAACTCGGGCTCTGAATCAGCCATCACCCTGACTGGGGTTGTCCTAGCGTTTGTCCGTCGCTTCTGACGGCTTTAGCGTCATGGCGCATTTGGTGATCCCAGTTGGAAGGTATGTGAGAGGGAAATGTACGCATATCTGCCATGGGTTTTTGATATAATGAAGTTATGGCTTTCAATAACCGGAATAAGCCCCTTCCAAAAGGCAAGCGCCCACGTTCGCCAGAAACTGCCGTTCATATTGCAAAGCCCGCCCTCAAGCCACTGCCAGACACCACCCGCATCCCGTGGTTTACCGGTAAAGCGATACCTATCCGGCGCAAGACCAGCATGGCCCCCTAGCCAATCGACTTATCTTCGCTTTTCGTACGAAGAATTGCCTTCTAGTCATTGAGCGGCGCACACACCACCGGCACTGGCAACGGCTTCTATATAGGCTATGTAACAACAGGACAAAAAGGAGGGATATCGGTAACTAGCTAGGACTAGAACGTTTTACTCCTAGGAATGTCTTGTACCGTCTTGGTCGCAGCGTAATAGAAAGCCCTTCACGAACTGACTGAAACCGAGGCCGCGTATCCATCGCATTCCGCTTTTCTCAGAAATGATAGCCGGCATCAATTGCCATGAGCTTTGCAAACTGCCCGATCAAGCTCCTCTCTTCGTTCGGCAGCGGCCAACTGTGGTTGAAACTAGCGTGTATGATGTCTCCACGGTTTCCGCAGGGGCGAGGTCATCGCCCCTGCGGAAGCTCCGATGCTATTGGCTACTCACCTGCAGGTGAATGCTCCCCGTTTCAGTCATCGCAGGATTGATGGTCACTGTGTATGGTTCTGCTGAAGCCAGGGTCACCGGGTTGAGGGTAAAGCTCGATGCTGAACTCGTCATCCCAGCTTGCAGGATACCATTCGGGCTATAGAGATTGACGGTCACGCTGCCGAGGTTATTGTTCGTGACCTTGATCGTGGCCTGTTGATTCGCGGTACCGGTAAACGTGTAGCGCCCATTCTGGCCCGCGCGGCTGACCGTGATCGGCCTGGGAGCCGCATTCACCTTGAGCGAATCCGAAACCTCGCTCGAAAGAGTCAAGGTTATTTTACCGGTGTAACTGCCGACAGGGTCAACGAGAACCGTATACGTGCCGGTGGCCGGCAAAGGATTTTGATCTGCGAGGCCCCCGCCCGCCGTACCCACAGCCGTTGAGGCAAGAATGGTCCCATCGGATGTCAGAAGCGTGACCGCGGTGGATGTAATACTCACCCCCGTCAGCCCGAGATTCACCCATTGTCCGGCGTTGCCATTGAACGTGTACCGCGCCGTCTGGCCCGCCTTGTTCAGGCTGACCGGCACTGAGGCTCCATCGATGGCGATCGTACCCGTGACGGGAGAAGAAAGGGCGAGGGTCATACTGCCGGTGTAGTTACTAACCGGCTCAACCGCAATGGTATACGTCCCTGTCGCTGGGAGAGCCGTCAACGGATCAAGACTGCCGCCACTTGGACCAACGGTGGTCGCTTCCCACTTGGTGCCATCCGGTCTCAGGATGGACACAGCAGTCATAGGAATTGACACCCCGGTCAGACCGAGATTCACCCATTGCCCCTCCGTCCCGTTAAATGTATAGCGTGCCCGTTGACCCGGCACCGTCAGGTTCGGGGTCACGGCTCCTTGGTCCACTGCGATGGTACCGGTCAGCTCTGGAGCGTTATACAGCGCGAGCTTGAGCTTTCCGGTATAACTCAGGTCCGATTCAATCAGGACAGCATAGGTTCCGGAAGCCGGAAGAACCTGTCCCGGAATCATAGTGCCACCACCCGCAGAGACAAACGAGATCGGCTTGCCTAACAACTTTCCATCCGGACCAACGATAGAGACATATCCGCTTCGGATTGTCACCTCACTCAACTGCAAACTCACCGATTGGCCACTTTGTCCCGAGAATGTATAGCGGGCCTTCTGCCCGATACGGCCGATGTTGACCGGCACCGTCGCACCGTGAGGGGTGATGTCCCCACCCAATTCGCTTGAAACCGTGATCTTGAAACTCCCCGTATACGTACTGAGCGGGTCGATGAATATTGTATAGGTTCCGGTCACCGGCAATTCTTCAAGATCGACGCTTGCGCCGTTCATCTCGCTGGAAGAGATCGTGGCCGCCGAATCAGTTGAAAACTGGTACGCTGGCATGGAGGTATGCACTGTTGTCAGGGAGGAGACTGGCCGCTCGCCCATCGTCGCATAATAGTTCTTCACTGCGGAGACATGTCTGGGCATCACCCCGCCATCAGGCTTATAGACTGAAACGTAAAACTGTGTGAGTGTGACACCGCTGAAGCCGATATTGATCCGCTGGCCGGCTGTGCCGTCGAAGACCAGCAAGCCGTTCTTATTCGGAGTGGCAATTTTTACCGTGGTTGGTTCCCCATTGACTGCAATGCGGCCGTTGTATTCAATATCCGCGGCCGCGACGCCTGGCGGTAGAGCCATATCTCCTGCATAAGTCATGTCGATGGCAGTGCTGCAAATGAACCCCGCTGCCCCAAGCACAAGCATGACTGTTCCCACTCGCACTCGGCACTTCACCCACGGCCATAGGCTGTACATGGTCGACCTCCTATTGAAGTCTTCTAGATTGGAAGAGAGTTGTCGCAGTTTCAATGAAACATCTCATGAAGTCATCACACTTTATGTGCTTCGAATGATTGGCGTTTCCAAGGAATTATTCGTTGAGCGTGGTCATCAACGCCATAACCTCGTCCTCCTTGCGTCTGAATTGACCTTGTGATCATCATCAAAAGAATAACGACTCTGCGGAACACTCGTGCCAATAATTCTTTCTGAAGAAAAGTCAATAGGGGCGAGGCCCTTCATGCCTCGGTCCACCTCTATCCTCCGGTCAAGGTCATAGAAATGGGTCTGGGAATGTACTGGATCCGTTGGGACTCTTTCCAGCAACGGCACGGTATCCGCATCGCCATGTGCCCCAATCCGGCCGGAGGTGAACAAACGGGATATACGGGTGACCGTCGATAATAAGGTGCTTTTCCTCCAAGGCGAGCGGAGGGAAGAGCCCAAGGGCTCCGGACGTCGATTTCATCGCCTTGAACGGGCGTACGGACGCTTTCTCCGGAGCTTTACGCTCCCGGATTCGGTCGAGGTGGCACTCGTGAAGGCGGAATTTAGGGATGGGATGCTATACGTTCACTTACCGAAACACTCCCAAGCCAAAACCATCGATGTGAAAGCGGCATAACGAAAGCGCTCCCAACAATTGCATTCTGCAGCCAACGGCCCGTCCTGCAGGACGGGCCGTTCCTGTGTTGTGTTGTGATTCCCACAGGACAGTTTTTTCCTTCGATGGATAACCGACATATTCATATCTGGTCTGAAACCCATAAATACGTACAATGTTATCAGCCGCTCCCAGTTCACCCTCCTCTTGACTTCGTTTTGCTAAGATCCTGCGGCGATTGCGGCCGTGACGCCTCTGATTGACAAGGGGAACATTGATGAGGCGAAAGAGGCACTGCAGGCGGCGCTCAATACACTGGTCGTGTCCGAACATATCATGTCCTTACCGCTCATACGGGCGGAGGAGAAGTTGGCCAAGGCGGAAGAGCTGGCTCAGAAAGACACGCGCACCGACGAAGAGAGCACGACCCTTGCGAAATTACTCGAGGAGGCCCGGGAACAACTGAAGCTATCCGAACTTTTGGGGTATGGGACAAAAGAAGATTACAAGAAGTTCTATGCGGAAATTGAACAAATTGAAGATAAGACGAAGGCTGGCAAATCTGCAAAGGCAATTTTTGCTCCCCTGAGAGAGTACCTTGCCGACCTCAAACGTTCTCTCTTCGACTGACTTTTGTTAAGCGGTATCGCCGTTATCGGGAAAGCTCCCGCCAAAGGAGCTTCCCTCTCGAGGCA is a genomic window containing:
- a CDS encoding Hsp20/alpha crystallin family protein, which gives rise to MTVDNKVLFLQGERREEPKGSGRRFHRLERAYGRFLRSFTLPDSVEVALVKAEFRDGMLYVHLPKHSQAKTIDVKAA